The DNA sequence TCGTGGGCGGGGATCAAGTCCTACGCCGAGCAGATGATCCCGGTGATCCGGGCGCAGGACCCCGACGGCGTGGTGTTCGTCGGCACGCACGGCTGGGGGTCGCTGGGGATCTCCGACGGGCGCAGCGAGCAGGACATCGTCGCCAACCCGATCAACGCCACGAACTTCATGTACACCTTCCACTTCTACGCGGCGTCGCACCAGGACGAGTACTTCGCCGCGTTGCAGCGGGCGGCGGCGCGGCTGCCGATCTTCGTGACCGAGTTCGGCACCCAGACCTACACCGGTGACGGCGCGAACGACTTCACCTACAGCCAGAAGTACCTCGACTTCCTGGCCGCCAACAAGATCGGCTGGACGAACTGGAACTTCTCCGACGACTTCCGCTCGGGCGCGGTGTTCAAGGAGGGCACCTGCGCGGGTTCCACGTTCGCCGGCACGGGTGTGCTCAAGCCCGCCGGCGTCTGGATCCGCGACCGGATGCGCACCCCGGACGACTTCCCGACGAGCTGACCGCGTCCATGGGGGTACGGCGTGCGCTCCAGATCGCGCACGCCGTACCGCCCTGGGGCTGCTTCCCGGACGCCGCCGCTCCCACCGACGCCTCCCCGGCCGTTCCAGGGTGAGGACGGCGTTCCGCCGCGGCACGGCGTGGCCGGTGGACGCCACGCGGCCTTGAGAGGTCGGTCCGCCGTGCGGGAGCATCGGGGGACGACATCCGGGGGGAACCATGGGTGAGACCGACACGGCGGCCGTGGTGGGTTTGGGCGTCGCCGCGGCGCGCAGCGGCAACGTCGCGGAGGCCGAGGTGTGGTACCGCGCCGCCGCCGACCGCGGTGACGTGGACGGGATGAACCTGCTGGCGTTGCTCTGCGAGGAGCGCGGCGGGTTCGCGGAGGCGCTGCGCTGGTACGGCCGTGCGGCGGCGGTGGGCGACACGGTCGCGATGCACGGCCTGGCCCGCCTGGCGCGGCGGGACGGCCGGCCGGCCGACGCCGAGCGCTGGTACCGGGAAGCCGCCGACCGCGGCGACCGGGACGCCATGCTGGCGCTGGCCGACTCGGGGCCGCCGACGGACGACGGGTGGTACCGCCGTGCCGCCGAGGCGGGCGACCCGCGCGCCCTCGCGGTGCTCGGCACCCGGTTGCGGGCCAGGGGAGAGCTCGCCGAGGCGGAACGCTGGATGCGACGGGCCGTGGAGACGACCGGTGAGCCGTTCTTCATGGTGGAGCTCGGGTCCTTGCTCGCGGAGCGCGGTGACGTCGAGGGGGCGGAGGACTGGCACCGGCGTGCCGCCTCGGCCGGTCACGTCGACGCGATGGCACACCTCGGTGCCGTGCTGGTGACCGGGGGCCGTGCGGGTGAGGCCGAGCAGTGGTACCGGCAGGCGGCCGGAGCCGGTCACCGGTCCGCCATGGCCGACCTCGCGCTGGTGCTGCTGCACCGCGGGGAGGTCGGCGAGGCCGAGGACTGGTGGGAGCGGTCGGCGACCTCGGCCGGGGTCGAGGTGGACCACGACCTGTGGTCCGCCCTGCCACCGCTGGACTCCCGCGCGCTGGAGCGGCGGGAACGCGACGCGGCGACTCGGGGGCTCGTCGTGCTCGGCCTCCTGGCCCGGCGGCGGGAGGACGTAGACGGCGCCGAGCGCTGCTTCCGCCGCGCCGCGGGCGTGGGCAACGCCCAGGCGATGTACGAGCTGGGGATGCTGCTGACCCGCTGGGGCGGCGCCGCCACGCGCGCCGCCGCCCGCCGTCCGGGCCGCCGGGTCGAGCCGTCGTCGGACCAGCCGGGAACCTGGTTCACCCGCGCCGCCGAGGCGGGTCACCCGGACGCGATGGTCAGCCTGTCCGCCCTGCACGGGGGCCGGCCGGAAGGCGACCTGTGGTGGCAGCGCGCCATCGAG is a window from the Saccharothrix saharensis genome containing:
- a CDS encoding SEL1-like repeat protein; the protein is MGETDTAAVVGLGVAAARSGNVAEAEVWYRAAADRGDVDGMNLLALLCEERGGFAEALRWYGRAAAVGDTVAMHGLARLARRDGRPADAERWYREAADRGDRDAMLALADSGPPTDDGWYRRAAEAGDPRALAVLGTRLRARGELAEAERWMRRAVETTGEPFFMVELGSLLAERGDVEGAEDWHRRAASAGHVDAMAHLGAVLVTGGRAGEAEQWYRQAAGAGHRSAMADLALVLLHRGEVGEAEDWWERSATSAGVEVDHDLWSALPPLDSRALERRERDAATRGLVVLGLLARRREDVDGAERCFRRAAGVGNAQAMYELGMLLTRWGGAATRAAARRPGRRVEPSSDQPGTWFTRAAEAGHPDAMVSLSALHGGRPEGDLWWQRAIEARQADAAAAPHTPD